One genomic segment of Natronospira proteinivora includes these proteins:
- a CDS encoding RNA ligase, translating into MLEAKSLETALERGKAQRLTFDHLSYTHLRDDVGQVPKGSVILDDGTVIPGYPSIARIQALDPGIGKQFEGPFWAEEKMDGFNVRIFQHEGQCYALSRGGFICPFATDRLNDLLKPAIFDDYPHLILCAEIVGPGNPYLEGHSPQVQEDVDLFVFDMMVCNEEGFLPQAERMALVEDYGLQPAEIFGRYQPEELNELAELILQLDEEGKEGLVLKPENQKQRAKYVTGRSNIYDISVTGEALLDLPPEYFTNRFLRMGLFMAEHGQQHDHDRLNELGHAMMQGLFRAVQESQKNGRVSNHYRCRFNHRDNADRFMEHIELTGGQRVKVHRGMPRQEGDYWVLEFERIHQRMTGKINQALQGGRQFD; encoded by the coding sequence CTGTTGGAAGCCAAGAGCCTGGAAACCGCCCTGGAACGCGGCAAGGCGCAGAGACTGACTTTCGACCATCTAAGCTATACGCATCTGCGGGATGACGTGGGTCAGGTCCCCAAGGGCAGTGTGATCCTGGACGATGGCACGGTGATTCCCGGTTACCCCTCCATTGCCCGAATCCAGGCCCTGGACCCCGGCATCGGCAAACAGTTCGAAGGTCCCTTCTGGGCGGAAGAGAAGATGGATGGTTTCAATGTCCGCATCTTTCAGCATGAGGGCCAGTGCTATGCCTTGTCCCGGGGTGGCTTCATTTGCCCCTTTGCCACCGATCGACTGAATGATCTGCTCAAGCCGGCCATATTCGATGATTATCCCCATTTGATTCTCTGTGCCGAAATTGTCGGCCCCGGCAATCCCTATCTGGAAGGCCATTCGCCACAGGTCCAGGAAGACGTGGATTTGTTTGTCTTCGACATGATGGTCTGCAATGAAGAAGGCTTTCTGCCCCAGGCCGAGCGCATGGCCTTGGTCGAAGACTATGGCTTGCAGCCCGCCGAGATATTTGGCCGTTATCAACCGGAGGAGTTGAATGAACTGGCTGAGTTGATTCTTCAATTGGACGAGGAAGGCAAGGAAGGGCTGGTCTTAAAACCTGAGAACCAAAAGCAACGGGCCAAATACGTGACCGGGCGATCCAACATCTATGACATCAGTGTGACCGGCGAGGCCCTGCTGGATCTGCCACCGGAGTACTTCACCAACCGTTTTTTGCGCATGGGGCTATTCATGGCCGAGCACGGCCAGCAGCATGACCATGATCGTTTGAATGAGCTGGGTCATGCCATGATGCAGGGACTGTTCAGGGCGGTTCAGGAAAGCCAGAAGAATGGGCGGGTTAGCAACCATTACCGCTGCCGCTTCAATCACCGGGACAATGCCGATCGCTTCATGGAGCACATTGAATTAACCGGTGGCCAACGGGTCAAGGTTCACCGGGGCATGCCACGCCAGGAAGGCGATTACTGGGTTTTGGAATTCGAGCGCATCCACCAGCGCATGACCGGCAAGATCAACCAGGCCCTTCAGGGTGGCCGCCAGTTCGATTAA
- a CDS encoding amidohydrolase gives MFSIITRRGLMAIALGAAMGLLGACETGPSQADKLLINGNVYTLWNEQPRAEAVAVRGNRILAVGSQDSLADHVGEDTEVIDLGGATVLPGLADSHVHLAGIGEREMGLDLAGIDSLEAFLEAVEAEVEQAEGGDWIVGRGWLETHWEPPVFPTREDLDAIAPDNPVWLTRADGHGSVANSKALEIAGIDGDTPSPDGGEILHDDDGEPEGMLLGRAQWLVGQHVPEPDAGLDERLVLGAQRSLEMGWTQVHIASGDYEEVETLRDLFANGEIRLRVHQALRGPSEDAERLVSEGGFSGLYEGRYTMRGLKLAADGALGSGGAALLEDYEDREGRGYLQFEREEVEHLLEQALRNGVQVWTHAIGDRGNRFALDLYEDAFEAVPAGERAMADPRWRIEHAQLLHPDDLPRFAELDVIPSMQPSHAIGDLHYAHRRVGKERLRTAYAWQSLIDTGVPIAGGSDAPVEMGDPRIEFYAAVTRSDLDGFQDEHWYPEEAVSREEALKMFTLWPAKAVFEEDVRGSIEPGKYADFSIFGKDLMQVEAQAILDAPVVMTMVGGEILFDARD, from the coding sequence ATGTTTTCAATCATCACACGGCGTGGCTTGATGGCAATAGCGCTGGGGGCAGCGATGGGCCTGCTTGGCGCCTGTGAGACGGGGCCGAGTCAGGCTGACAAGCTACTGATCAACGGCAATGTCTACACCCTCTGGAACGAGCAACCTCGGGCGGAGGCGGTTGCGGTACGGGGCAACCGCATCCTCGCCGTGGGCAGCCAGGACAGCCTGGCAGACCACGTCGGCGAGGACACCGAGGTGATTGACCTTGGGGGCGCGACGGTGCTGCCCGGCCTGGCCGATTCCCATGTCCATCTGGCCGGTATCGGCGAGCGGGAAATGGGGCTGGATCTGGCCGGCATCGATAGCCTTGAAGCTTTCCTGGAAGCCGTTGAGGCCGAGGTGGAGCAGGCCGAAGGAGGGGACTGGATCGTGGGCCGTGGCTGGCTGGAAACCCACTGGGAGCCGCCGGTATTTCCCACCCGCGAGGACCTGGATGCCATCGCGCCGGACAACCCGGTCTGGCTGACCCGCGCTGACGGCCACGGCAGCGTGGCCAATTCCAAAGCCCTGGAGATCGCCGGCATTGATGGGGACACGCCCAGCCCGGATGGCGGCGAAATCCTGCATGACGACGACGGCGAGCCGGAAGGCATGCTGCTGGGCCGGGCCCAGTGGCTGGTGGGCCAGCATGTGCCGGAGCCGGACGCGGGCCTGGACGAGCGCCTGGTGCTGGGAGCACAACGCAGCCTGGAGATGGGCTGGACCCAGGTCCATATCGCCAGCGGCGATTACGAAGAAGTGGAAACCCTGCGGGATCTCTTTGCCAATGGCGAGATTCGCCTGCGGGTTCACCAGGCCCTGCGGGGCCCCAGCGAAGACGCGGAACGACTGGTAAGCGAAGGTGGTTTCAGCGGCCTGTATGAAGGCCGCTACACCATGCGTGGCCTGAAGCTGGCCGCCGACGGGGCCCTGGGTTCCGGTGGTGCCGCCCTGCTGGAGGATTATGAAGACCGGGAAGGCCGGGGTTATCTCCAGTTTGAGCGGGAGGAAGTCGAGCATCTGCTGGAGCAGGCCCTGCGTAACGGGGTACAGGTCTGGACCCACGCCATTGGCGACCGGGGCAATCGCTTCGCCCTGGATCTTTATGAGGACGCCTTCGAGGCGGTACCCGCCGGCGAACGGGCCATGGCCGATCCCCGCTGGCGTATCGAGCATGCCCAGCTGCTGCATCCGGATGACCTGCCCCGCTTCGCCGAGCTGGACGTCATCCCCTCCATGCAGCCCTCCCATGCCATCGGTGATCTGCATTACGCCCATCGGCGGGTGGGCAAGGAACGCTTGCGCACCGCCTACGCCTGGCAGAGCCTGATTGACACCGGTGTCCCCATCGCCGGCGGCTCGGATGCGCCGGTGGAGATGGGTGACCCCCGTATTGAGTTCTATGCCGCCGTCACCCGCTCGGATCTGGACGGCTTTCAGGATGAACACTGGTATCCGGAAGAGGCGGTGAGCCGGGAAGAGGCCCTTAAGATGTTCACCCTCTGGCCGGCCAAGGCCGTGTTTGAAGAAGATGTGCGCGGCAGCATTGAACCCGGCAAGTACGCCGATTTCAGCATCTTCGGCAAAGACCTTATGCAGGTCGAAGCCCAAGCGATTCTGGATGCCCCGGTGGTGATGACCATGGTGGGTGGCGAAATCCTCTTCGATGCCCGCGATTGA
- a CDS encoding RNA ligase partner protein, whose amino-acid sequence MRRFVLDTSLFTNPDTMEQFSADPMECVRVFLTLARRTPTEFYMPLSVYEEFMRVRELPEDLAADFETEVWVRSPRRFQLTIPADVLYEFINEVRERIDRGLRIAEEHTKRAGELAKMRPEIITELRESFRSAMRKGLLDSREDVDVVLLAMELDAELATADQGMRKFANRVGVKLVTPEYLRRIMENLGQG is encoded by the coding sequence ATGCGGCGATTCGTACTGGACACCAGTCTATTTACCAACCCGGACACCATGGAGCAGTTCTCTGCAGACCCCATGGAATGTGTTCGCGTGTTTCTCACCTTGGCCCGGCGAACCCCCACCGAGTTCTACATGCCCTTGTCGGTCTACGAGGAATTCATGCGGGTGCGGGAGCTGCCCGAAGACCTGGCCGCAGATTTCGAAACCGAAGTCTGGGTCCGCTCACCGCGTCGCTTCCAACTGACCATTCCCGCCGATGTGCTCTATGAGTTCATCAACGAGGTGCGGGAACGGATTGATCGTGGCCTGCGGATTGCCGAGGAACACACCAAGCGGGCCGGTGAGCTAGCCAAGATGCGCCCGGAGATCATCACCGAGCTGCGGGAGAGCTTTCGCAGTGCCATGCGCAAGGGCCTGCTGGATTCCCGTGAAGACGTGGATGTGGTGCTGTTGGCCATGGAGCTGGATGCGGAACTGGCCACCGCCGATCAGGGCATGCGCAAGTTCGCCAACCGGGTGGGGGTAAAGCTGGTCACCCCCGAATACCTGCGCCGGATCATGGAGAACCTGGGCCAGGGCTGA
- a CDS encoding glutamate synthase subunit beta, producing the protein MARKDPLHFLNVPRRMPRITPAELRIQEFKEITGHYDKDQAGEQAARCIDCGNPYCEWECPVHNYIPHWLRLIEDGRLFEAAELSHKTNSLPEMCGRICPQDRLCEGACTLNDGYGAVTIGSIEKYITDEAFKQGWRPSVEAQPTGKRVAIIGAGPAGLACADVLIRHGVQPVVYDRYSEIGGLLTFGIPPFKLEKDVVRTRREVMEGMGVQFILETEIGRDVALEKLIEDHDAVFMGMGTYDAVTGGFPGEALPNVHPALDYLIGNVRNVEGWAQQGDGFIDLKGKRVVVLGAGDTAMDCNRTAIRHGAASVTCVHRRGEGQLRGSRKEYKNAREEGVQFLFNRQPVTIEEADGQATGVRFMRTRLTADEQGRNRIEAVEGSEEVIEADAVVVAFGFRPDPADWFRDHRITLHEDGRVLAAEHGPYLMQTSNPKVFAGGDMVRGADLVVTAVYEGRQAATGIIDYLGLGAVELPGQQVHYRAAG; encoded by the coding sequence ATGGCCAGAAAAGATCCGCTTCACTTTCTGAATGTGCCCCGTCGCATGCCGCGTATTACCCCGGCCGAGTTGCGCATTCAGGAATTCAAGGAAATCACCGGTCATTACGACAAGGACCAGGCCGGTGAACAGGCGGCCCGTTGCATCGATTGCGGCAATCCCTACTGCGAATGGGAATGCCCGGTGCATAACTATATTCCCCATTGGCTGCGCCTGATTGAAGACGGCCGTCTGTTCGAGGCCGCGGAGTTGTCCCACAAGACCAACTCCCTGCCCGAAATGTGCGGACGCATCTGCCCCCAGGACCGTCTCTGTGAAGGGGCCTGCACCCTCAATGACGGCTATGGGGCAGTGACCATCGGCTCGATCGAGAAATACATCACCGATGAGGCCTTCAAGCAGGGCTGGCGGCCCAGTGTGGAGGCCCAGCCCACCGGCAAGCGGGTGGCCATTATCGGGGCCGGGCCGGCGGGCCTGGCCTGTGCCGATGTATTGATTCGCCATGGTGTGCAGCCGGTGGTCTATGACCGCTATAGCGAGATCGGCGGCCTGCTGACCTTCGGCATTCCCCCCTTCAAGCTGGAAAAAGACGTGGTTCGCACCCGGCGTGAGGTAATGGAAGGCATGGGGGTGCAGTTCATCCTGGAAACCGAGATCGGCCGGGATGTGGCCCTGGAAAAACTCATCGAAGACCATGATGCGGTCTTCATGGGCATGGGCACCTATGACGCGGTCACCGGCGGTTTCCCCGGCGAGGCGTTGCCCAATGTGCATCCGGCCCTGGATTATCTGATCGGCAACGTCCGCAATGTGGAGGGCTGGGCCCAACAGGGCGACGGCTTTATCGACTTGAAGGGCAAGCGGGTGGTGGTCCTGGGGGCCGGCGATACCGCCATGGACTGCAACCGCACCGCCATCCGCCATGGCGCCGCCTCGGTGACCTGCGTCCACCGCCGGGGCGAAGGCCAGCTGCGCGGCTCACGCAAGGAATACAAAAACGCCCGGGAAGAAGGGGTTCAGTTCCTCTTCAATCGCCAGCCCGTGACCATCGAGGAAGCAGACGGTCAGGCCACCGGTGTACGTTTCATGCGCACACGACTCACCGCGGATGAACAAGGCCGTAACCGCATCGAGGCGGTGGAAGGCAGCGAAGAGGTAATCGAGGCCGATGCCGTGGTGGTGGCTTTCGGCTTCCGCCCGGACCCGGCTGACTGGTTCCGGGATCATCGCATCACCCTGCATGAAGACGGCCGGGTTCTGGCCGCCGAGCATGGGCCCTATCTGATGCAGACCTCCAACCCCAAGGTCTTCGCCGGCGGCGACATGGTGCGCGGTGCCGACTTGGTGGTCACCGCCGTCTACGAGGGCCGCCAGGCCGCCACCGGCATCATCGACTACCTGGGCCTGGGGGCCGTGGAACTGCCCGGTCAGCAGGTGCACTATCGCGCAGCGGGGTGA